In Antennarius striatus isolate MH-2024 chromosome 10, ASM4005453v1, whole genome shotgun sequence, one DNA window encodes the following:
- the slc26a2 gene encoding sulfate transporter, with product MTVGNDRCAAAEGGAESVQHQPLILERVVKEPRSWRAVACHRLQRACVCTTERAKAKILGFAPILKWLPRYQLREWLLGDAMSGLIVGILLVPQSIAYSLLASQDPIYGLYTSFFASIIYAVLGTSKQMSVGVFGVLCLLVGQVVDRELALAGYLTDTDSFSGNNSAILLAGHGNGSIGVECDKSCYAIAVGATVTFIAGVYQVLMGLFNVGFVSVYLSDSLLSGFISGASLTILTSQMKYLLGLKIPRAQGWFTLLKTWYSLFLSLGSTNICDLVTSLVCFLILVPTKELNRHFKAKLKAPIPFELFVVIIATLASHYGHFNTDYGSSIAGDIPTGFLPPQMPLWSLIPSLALDAFSIAMVGFVTTISLSEMLAKKHGYSVDANQEMYAIGFCNILPSFFRCFTTSAALTKTLVKESTGCQTQVSGLVSALILLLVLLVIAPLFYSLQKCVLAAIIVVNLRGALEKFKDVPHMWSVNRIDASIWLTTMATSALVNTELGLLVGVLASAFCVLGRTQRAQALELGRAPTREHYDDMSSYCGLQKHPGVAVYRYEAPIYYANQSLFKKSLFRSVGIDPLKERARHMRFKKKKSPEGGCGGDADMKSEGEAAAVTLTTSSCRSLVIDCGAVLFLDTAGVDALKEVRKDYGELGVTVVLARCSPSVQDDLERGGFYKKGCDGGENKTRFLTIVDAVSYVQSLVAANGDCDSEC from the exons CCGAAAGCGTCCAGCATCAGCCTCTCATCTTGGAAAGAGTGGTCAAAGAGCCCAGAAGCTGGCGAGCCGTCGCGTGCCACCGCCTCCAGAGGGCCTGCGTTTGCACCACGGAACGAGCCAAGGCCAAAATACTGGGCTTCGCCCCCATTTTGAAATGGCTGCCACGCTACCAGCTCAGGGAGTGGTTGCTGGGCGACGCCATGTCGGGCCTGATTGTTGGGATCCTCTTGGTTCCCCAGTCCATCGCCTACTCCCTGCTGGCCAGTCAGGACCCCATATACGGCCTCTACACCTCCTTCTTTGCCTCCATCATCTACGCCGTCCTGGGCACGTCCAAGCAGATGTCGGTGGGGGTTTTCGGGGTGCTCTGTCTGCTGGTGGGGCAGGTGGTGGACAGGGAGCTGGCTCTGGCGGGATACCTCACCGACACGGACAGCTTCAGCGGTAACAATAGCGCCATCCTGCTGGCTGGCCACGGGAATGGCAGCATCGGCGTGGAATGTGACAAGAGCTGCTACGCCATCGCCGTGGGAGCTACAGTCACCTTCATCGCTGGGGTTTACCAG gttctcatGGGCCTGTTCAACGTAGGCTTCGTCTCCGTCTATCTCTCAGACTCTCTGCTCAGCGGCTTCATCTCAGGTGCGTCCCTCACCATCCTCACCTCTCAGATGAAGTACCTCCTTGGCCTGAAGATCCCCCGGGCCCAGGGCTGGTTCACCCTGTTGAAGACCTGGTACAgcctgttcctcagcctgggcAGCACCAACATCTGTGACCTGGTGACCAGTTTGGTGTGTTTCCTGATCCTGGTACCAACCAAGGAGCTCAACCGTCACTTCAAGGCCAAGCTGAAG GCTCCCATCCCCTTCGAGCTCTTTGTGGTGATCATCGCTACCCTGGCGTCTCACTACGGTCACTTCAACACCGACTACGGCTCCAGCATCGCCGGCGACATCCCCACGGGCTTCCTCCCTCCCCAGATGCCCTTGTGGAGCCTGATCCCCAGTTTGGCCTTGGATGCGTTCTCCATCGCCATGGTGGGGTTCGTCACGACCATCTCACTGTCGGAGATGCTGGCCAAGAAGCACGGTTACTCGGTGGATGCCAACCAGGAGATGTACGCCATCGGTTTCTGCAACATCCTGCCGTCGTTCTTCCGCTGCTTCACCACCAGCGCCGCACTCACCAAAACCCTGGTCAAGGAGTCCACGGGGTGCCAGACGCAGGTGTCCGGGCTCGTCAGCGCCCTCatcctgctgctggtgctgctcgTCATCGCGCCGCTCTTCTATTCGCTCCAGAA ATGTGTGCTCGCTGCCATCATCGTGGTGAACCTCCGGGGAGCTTTAGAAAAGTTCAAAGACGTTCCTCACATGTGGTCAGTCAACCGCATCGATGCCTCCATCTGGTTAACAACCATGGCCACCTCGGCGCTGGTCAACACGGAGCTGGGTCTCCTGGTGGGCGTCCTGGCGTCGGCGTTCTGCGTCCTGGGCCGGACCCAGCGGGCTCAGGCGCTGGAGCTCGGCCGGGCCCCCACTAGGGAGCACTATGATGACATGTCGTCTTACTGCGGCCTCCAGAAACATCCCGGGGTGGCAGTTTATAGATACGAGGCACCGATATATTATGCCAACCAGAGCTTGTTCAAGAAGTCTCTGTTCAGGAGCGTGGGCATCGATCCCCTGAAGGAGAGGGCTCGGCACATGAggttcaagaagaagaagagtccCGAGGGGGGGTGCGGAGGAGACGCTGACATGAAGTCGGAAGGGGAGGCGGCTGCCGTAACCCTGACGACATCGTCCTGTCGCAGCCTGGTGATTGACTGCGGCGCCGTCCTGTTCTTAGATACCGCTGGTGTGGATGCCCTGAAAGAGGTCCGCAAAGACTATGGAGAACTGGGAGTGACGGTGGTCCTGGCCCGGTGTAGTCCCTCCGTACAGGACGACCTGGAACGGGGGGGGTTCTACAAAAAGGGTTGCGATGGAGGAGAGAACAAAACCAGATTCCTCACCATCGTAGATGCCGTCAGTTACGTCCAAAGCCTCGTGGCTGCTAACGGAGACTGTGACAGCGAGTGCTGA